A single Pseudalkalibacillus hwajinpoensis DNA region contains:
- a CDS encoding beta-mannosidase, whose amino-acid sequence MIKVSHHSTVKEEKAVLSDWKFRQTEGEEWLPAKVPGCVHTDLLKNNLISDPFYGENELDLQWIDKKDWEYETSFDVPAELLNKNQIEIVFDGLDTYAEVFLNDEHLLSADNMFRSWKANVKPFVKEKGNVLRIHFKSPIQTDLEKLEKQGYNFPAVNDHSEDGGVGDKNLSVFARKAPYHYGWDWGPRFVTSGIWKDVHLRGWSEARIEDLSIFQKNVTASEADLTALVEIEAEEEGERELRIQTEEIELIQTVQLQSGMNEVSLDMKVQDPKLWWSRGLGDQNMYEFIAEIRKDGSLVAGKTTRTGLRSIKVIREKDDEGKSFYIELNGVPVFAKGANHIPNDSFVTEVTLERYRHEIQSAVESNMNMLRIWGGGIYEYDAFYELCDEYGILVWQDFMFACSMYPGDEAFLKNVKAEAIENVKRLRNHPSIALWCGNNEIDTAWSAYDEDGGWGWKQQYSKPIQDEIWQAYEDVFHTILPEAVENHMPGVYYWPSSPMSDWTGDSRQHTSNTSTSGDIHYWDVWHGLKPFEEYNHHVGRFMSEYGFQSFPELKTVESYAGEGDMALDSKVMLHHQKNGRGNYLIKEYMETYLPEPKDFPSFLYMSHVLQAEGIKTAIEAHRRKKPYCMGTLYWQMNDCWPVASWSSMDYYGNWKALQYYVKRSFQDITLSIDGTNRTKIDIHIISDILSEMKGSIRMSLSTFDGTLLREWNESFALKSNSATNFVTLETEEVIENRDPNNIVFKAELELEGEIIDAKYHYFTSVKNLSLCKPNLKIEEVSTSSGKHYTLETNTLAKQVYVTSDLEGIFTDNYFDLIPGEQKRIEFLTRSKDQGFTKGIAEGIKVHSMSDFIKE is encoded by the coding sequence ATGATTAAAGTTTCGCATCATTCAACTGTAAAAGAAGAAAAGGCGGTATTGTCAGATTGGAAATTCAGACAGACTGAAGGAGAGGAATGGCTTCCAGCAAAAGTTCCAGGATGTGTCCATACCGATCTATTAAAGAACAATCTTATTTCAGATCCTTTTTACGGTGAAAATGAACTGGATCTGCAGTGGATCGATAAAAAAGATTGGGAATATGAGACTTCCTTCGACGTACCTGCAGAACTGCTGAATAAAAATCAGATCGAAATCGTGTTCGATGGTCTGGATACTTATGCGGAGGTCTTTCTTAATGATGAACATCTACTATCTGCCGACAATATGTTTCGTTCATGGAAAGCAAATGTAAAGCCGTTCGTCAAAGAAAAGGGAAACGTACTTCGGATTCATTTCAAATCTCCGATCCAAACGGATCTTGAAAAGCTCGAAAAACAGGGGTATAACTTTCCGGCCGTTAATGACCATTCTGAAGATGGCGGTGTAGGCGATAAGAACTTAAGTGTGTTTGCTAGAAAAGCGCCGTATCACTATGGATGGGATTGGGGTCCTCGCTTTGTTACGAGCGGAATCTGGAAGGACGTTCATCTTCGCGGATGGTCTGAAGCTAGAATAGAAGACTTGTCGATTTTTCAGAAAAATGTAACCGCTTCAGAGGCTGATTTGACTGCTCTTGTAGAGATTGAGGCTGAGGAAGAAGGAGAACGAGAACTAAGAATTCAAACTGAAGAAATCGAGCTGATTCAAACCGTACAATTACAGAGTGGCATGAATGAAGTAAGTTTAGATATGAAAGTTCAGGATCCGAAGCTATGGTGGTCACGGGGACTTGGCGATCAGAATATGTATGAGTTCATAGCTGAAATTAGAAAAGACGGATCTCTTGTTGCTGGGAAAACAACGCGAACTGGTTTACGATCGATTAAGGTGATTAGAGAAAAAGACGATGAAGGAAAATCATTCTATATCGAGTTAAATGGTGTTCCGGTATTTGCGAAAGGTGCAAACCATATTCCGAATGATAGTTTTGTAACTGAAGTTACGCTTGAACGATACCGACATGAAATCCAAAGTGCAGTTGAAAGTAATATGAATATGCTTCGGATCTGGGGCGGAGGTATTTACGAATACGATGCGTTTTATGAGCTATGCGATGAATATGGAATTCTTGTCTGGCAGGATTTCATGTTTGCTTGCAGCATGTACCCGGGTGATGAAGCATTTCTAAAGAATGTGAAAGCTGAAGCGATAGAGAACGTGAAGCGACTTCGCAATCATCCGAGTATCGCACTCTGGTGTGGGAATAACGAGATCGATACTGCCTGGTCTGCCTATGATGAAGATGGTGGTTGGGGATGGAAACAGCAGTATTCTAAACCGATCCAGGATGAAATCTGGCAAGCGTATGAAGATGTTTTTCATACCATTCTACCTGAAGCGGTAGAGAACCATATGCCAGGTGTCTACTACTGGCCATCTTCACCGATGAGTGATTGGACAGGTGATAGTCGTCAGCATACTAGCAATACATCTACTAGTGGAGATATTCATTATTGGGATGTCTGGCATGGTTTAAAGCCTTTCGAAGAGTATAATCACCATGTTGGTCGTTTTATGAGTGAATACGGTTTTCAATCGTTTCCGGAACTGAAGACTGTGGAATCATACGCTGGAGAAGGAGATATGGCTCTCGATTCTAAGGTCATGCTGCACCATCAGAAAAATGGGCGAGGAAATTATTTAATCAAAGAATACATGGAGACCTATCTCCCAGAGCCTAAAGATTTCCCCTCATTTCTTTATATGAGTCATGTTCTTCAAGCAGAAGGAATCAAGACAGCAATTGAAGCTCACCGAAGAAAGAAACCTTACTGTATGGGAACTCTGTACTGGCAAATGAATGATTGCTGGCCAGTGGCATCATGGTCAAGCATGGATTATTACGGTAACTGGAAAGCTCTTCAATATTATGTGAAGCGAAGTTTCCAGGATATAACGCTCTCAATAGATGGTACTAATCGCACCAAAATAGATATTCATATTATTTCAGATATATTAAGTGAAATGAAGGGTTCGATTCGCATGAGTTTGTCGACTTTCGATGGAACGTTGCTTCGTGAATGGAATGAGTCATTCGCATTAAAAAGCAACTCTGCAACTAATTTTGTTACATTAGAGACTGAAGAAGTAATTGAGAATCGTGACCCTAATAACATAGTGTTCAAAGCTGAACTTGAATTAGAAGGTGAAATCATAGATGCAAAATATCATTATTTTACATCAGTGAAAAACCTTTCACTTTGTAAACCTAATTTAAAAATAGAAGAGGTTTCCACATCTTCAGGGAAGCACTACACTTTGGAAACAAATACACTTGCTAAGCAGGTATATGTAACAAGTGATTTGGAAGGAATCTTTACGGATAATTACTTTGATCTCATACCTGGAGAGCAAAAAAGAATTGAATTTCTAACTCGATCAAAAGATCAAGGTTTTACAAAAGGGATTGCGGAGGGAATAAAAGTTCATTCGATGTCCGATTTTATAAAAGAATAG
- the uxuA gene encoding mannonate dehydratase, which yields MKMMFRWFGEGNDTVPLRYIKQIPGTEGIVWALHDLPAGEEWPMEKIEAVRKQAVDSGLSNEVVESVNVHEAIKLGHSDRDYYIENYKKTIEKLASVGVKVICYNFMPVFDWFRTDLKKRLKDGSTALFYEHEKVTNMNVRQIVKQNADDLDFHMPGWEPERLGELSTLLDSYQGITEEDLFSNLHYFLNAIIPTAEANGVKMAIHPDDPPWSIFGLPRIITNRENISRMLKMVDSASNCLTFCSGSLGANPKNHPGKIVREFADRIAFAHIRNVKTEDNGDFIEASHRTQDGSIDIYDVVKALHESGYKGYVRPDHGRHIWDEVCRPGYGLYDRALGIMYLLGVWDSLNRIPSLKEK from the coding sequence TTGAAAATGATGTTCAGATGGTTCGGTGAAGGAAATGATACGGTGCCATTGCGCTATATCAAACAAATCCCTGGTACTGAAGGAATCGTTTGGGCACTGCATGATCTCCCTGCTGGAGAAGAATGGCCTATGGAAAAGATAGAGGCAGTGAGAAAACAGGCCGTTGATAGCGGATTATCTAATGAAGTTGTAGAAAGTGTCAATGTACATGAGGCGATCAAATTAGGTCATTCCGATCGAGACTACTATATTGAAAACTATAAAAAGACGATAGAAAAGTTAGCAAGCGTTGGGGTGAAAGTGATTTGCTACAATTTCATGCCTGTGTTTGACTGGTTTCGAACCGATTTAAAAAAACGGTTAAAGGATGGGTCGACGGCTCTTTTCTATGAGCATGAGAAAGTAACTAATATGAATGTAAGGCAGATCGTTAAGCAGAATGCGGATGATCTTGATTTTCACATGCCCGGTTGGGAACCCGAGCGCTTAGGAGAATTATCCACTCTGCTTGATTCCTATCAGGGCATTACAGAGGAAGATCTTTTTAGCAATTTGCATTATTTTCTTAATGCGATTATTCCTACGGCAGAAGCAAATGGCGTGAAAATGGCGATTCATCCGGATGATCCGCCTTGGTCTATCTTCGGTTTGCCGAGGATTATCACGAATCGAGAAAATATATCTCGCATGCTGAAGATGGTCGACAGTGCCTCGAACTGCCTGACATTTTGTAGTGGCTCTCTTGGAGCGAATCCAAAGAATCATCCCGGCAAAATAGTGAGAGAGTTTGCTGATCGAATTGCGTTCGCACATATCCGCAATGTGAAAACCGAGGACAACGGAGACTTTATAGAGGCTTCCCATCGAACTCAAGATGGATCTATTGATATTTATGATGTAGTAAAGGCTCTTCATGAGAGTGGCTATAAAGGGTACGTGCGTCCGGATCATGGGAGACATATATGGGATGAAGTTTGTCGCCCTGGTTATGGTTTATATGACCGAGCACTTGGAATCATGTATTTGCTTGGAGTTTGGGATTCATTAAACCGTATTCCGAGTTTAAAAGAGAAATGA
- a CDS encoding beta-mannosidase, with protein MKLSSEWKLQWFEAGEKNPLELAAPYYIDHFWMTTAVPGDVHSTLIDKKLIKDPFIGHNDLDCRWVEEKEWWYRTSFSWDESLSKSEKLELEFEGLDTFATVYLNGLEIGSTENMFIEHSFDVSRAIKQGKNTLAVRFDPVTEEVEGKERDYWCSYGKERIWARKAAMNFGWDWGPRLVTTGIWKAVHLHKRTKGKFDGVFAKTIKANEEKALVEIKTDIKSFYPFHTENLRIEAELLTADGAEVCFVKSNLTTLHLEIDHPTLWWTHDLGEPYLYELNVKLKDEDGTVVDEHSQQFGIRTVTVEQKHENGENLFVFNLNGVRLFAKGANWIPVHSFIGAARNDRYSNQLELAKDAHMNMMRVWGGGIYEKDIFYEECDQLGLLVWQDFMFANALYPDYNENFMENVRNEVSKVVKRLRKHTCLALWCGNNEIDWIYDRKHSDGEIKTPFYGEQIYHSLIPEILKKLDNTRLYWPSSPFGGNDLDAEEMGDRHNWQVWHGNVEPRKKGEAVVQDISLEGVSFKNYKKDYTRFSSEFGMHASSNQFTLKSYIPEGEFYWKSDEMSYRNKDHFHEKGILLMEGYTGVPETIDEYMNYSMLTQAEGLKYGIEHYRRQKPFTAGALIWQLNDCWPGTSWSMIDYELLPKASYYYAKKFFAPVMAVIDHDPGESLKLSVINDRLTSIKDSLNVDVVGFNGEVVFSRSLDFSVESNSVTELAVLTEEEVLNGASASEVIVRAYAATGSFEENRYYLRDYKDMNYPAAVVEIENNEAENTLTLSSRELARFVKVDFNQSGVTCSDNFFDLLPGESKTINLRQLNGEAIQFEGISVSSMNSRKTIPVKELQR; from the coding sequence ATGAAACTTAGTAGCGAATGGAAATTACAGTGGTTTGAAGCGGGAGAAAAGAATCCGCTCGAATTAGCAGCTCCTTACTATATCGATCATTTTTGGATGACGACAGCTGTACCGGGAGATGTTCATTCTACTCTTATCGATAAGAAGTTAATTAAAGATCCTTTTATCGGTCATAATGACCTGGATTGTCGCTGGGTAGAGGAGAAAGAATGGTGGTATCGTACATCTTTTAGCTGGGACGAGTCTTTGTCTAAAAGTGAGAAGCTTGAACTGGAATTTGAAGGTCTGGATACTTTCGCAACTGTCTATCTGAACGGACTGGAAATAGGAAGTACCGAGAATATGTTTATCGAGCACTCCTTTGACGTGAGTAGAGCGATTAAACAGGGGAAGAATACGCTTGCTGTTCGATTCGATCCAGTGACTGAAGAGGTGGAAGGGAAAGAGCGTGATTATTGGTGTAGCTATGGTAAGGAAAGGATTTGGGCTCGAAAAGCTGCAATGAACTTCGGATGGGACTGGGGGCCGCGACTCGTTACGACTGGTATCTGGAAAGCTGTTCATCTTCACAAGCGAACGAAAGGGAAGTTTGACGGTGTGTTCGCTAAAACCATTAAGGCGAATGAGGAAAAGGCTCTGGTTGAAATTAAAACAGACATCAAGTCCTTTTATCCATTTCATACAGAAAACTTACGAATTGAAGCAGAGCTGCTTACAGCTGATGGTGCAGAGGTATGTTTTGTTAAGTCAAATCTGACGACACTACACCTTGAAATCGATCATCCTACGCTATGGTGGACGCATGATCTTGGTGAACCATATCTTTATGAATTGAACGTGAAGTTGAAAGATGAAGACGGTACCGTGGTGGATGAACATTCTCAGCAGTTTGGCATTAGAACGGTTACTGTTGAGCAAAAACATGAAAATGGGGAGAACCTCTTTGTTTTTAATTTGAATGGTGTTCGCTTATTTGCTAAAGGTGCGAACTGGATACCGGTTCATAGTTTCATAGGTGCAGCGCGGAATGATCGATATTCGAACCAGTTGGAATTAGCGAAAGACGCTCACATGAACATGATGCGAGTATGGGGTGGGGGTATTTATGAAAAAGATATCTTCTACGAAGAGTGTGATCAATTGGGGCTCTTAGTCTGGCAGGACTTTATGTTCGCTAATGCGCTTTATCCAGATTATAACGAAAACTTCATGGAGAATGTACGAAATGAAGTAAGTAAGGTTGTGAAGCGTTTAAGAAAGCATACGTGTCTAGCTCTATGGTGCGGAAATAATGAAATTGATTGGATCTATGATCGTAAACATTCCGATGGTGAGATCAAGACTCCTTTCTATGGTGAACAAATTTATCATAGCCTTATCCCGGAAATACTGAAGAAGCTGGATAACACCCGTCTTTATTGGCCGAGTTCACCATTTGGAGGAAATGATCTGGACGCTGAGGAAATGGGAGATCGTCATAACTGGCAAGTCTGGCATGGAAATGTTGAACCAAGAAAAAAAGGGGAGGCTGTTGTTCAGGACATTTCTCTTGAAGGTGTTTCATTTAAGAATTATAAGAAAGACTACACTCGTTTTTCGAGCGAATTTGGAATGCATGCATCTTCTAACCAGTTCACATTAAAAAGCTACATTCCTGAAGGTGAATTTTATTGGAAAAGTGATGAAATGTCTTATCGAAATAAGGACCATTTTCATGAAAAAGGAATACTCCTTATGGAAGGTTATACTGGCGTACCGGAAACGATCGATGAGTATATGAATTACTCTATGTTGACTCAGGCAGAAGGACTAAAGTATGGAATCGAGCACTATAGAAGGCAGAAACCATTTACAGCTGGCGCATTAATCTGGCAGCTTAATGATTGCTGGCCAGGTACAAGCTGGTCGATGATCGATTATGAGCTCCTACCGAAGGCTTCCTATTATTATGCTAAGAAATTCTTTGCTCCTGTTATGGCGGTAATTGATCATGATCCAGGAGAGTCATTAAAACTCTCTGTTATAAATGATCGGCTGACTTCTATTAAAGATTCACTTAACGTTGACGTAGTAGGATTTAATGGGGAAGTGGTTTTCTCAAGATCACTCGACTTTTCAGTGGAAAGCAATTCGGTAACAGAATTAGCTGTCTTAACTGAAGAAGAAGTGCTAAATGGTGCATCTGCTTCTGAAGTAATTGTTAGAGCGTATGCAGCGACTGGCTCTTTCGAAGAAAATCGTTACTATTTAAGAGATTATAAAGACATGAACTATCCTGCTGCTGTAGTGGAGATTGAAAATAACGAGGCCGAGAACACGCTAACGCTAAGCTCACGAGAGCTAGCGAGGTTCGTGAAAGTGGACTTTAATCAAAGCGGCGTAACGTGCTCAGATAACTTTTTTGATCTTCTACCTGGGGAATCCAAAACGATCAATCTCCGTCAATTGAATGGAGAGGCGATTCAGTTTGAAGGGATTTCCGTGAGTTCTATGAATAGCAGAAAGACAATACCCGTTAAAGAACTTCAGAGATAA
- a CDS encoding response regulator transcription factor: MNLKVLIVDDEPIICEGLKNTVPWDEMGAEVIGEAYDGEEALEVIEANDVDVVLSDVKMPIMDGLELAGEVYKRYPSIRMIIISGYDEFEYAKQAMKLGIKDYLLKPVDIDELMELIISIRNETEHFKKQEWESGAKQILSSLATGQELSYLPGSVKTAISGGIQLVGSEIQHFSNVVSNCSSMEEIELKKQWMKELSKAMSERGIRNVSIVVGENSLLTCCGGASFSEHKSLLEQTSRKLGFSLNLTISHEAKTADTLQRQYYLLNEAMKAQAFHSGEVLEVEAVLHQVNIPFSLEPFEKDVKQLHSEEEYEDFSVRLLQTFKQNRWYLENIVRSLEDFEKKIFKEFYPEINVNLHGKLNVGVHNSYEQLGKLFYQDLIAYGAYQETTANEGSRWLIRKALSYIEENYGHDLKASEVADVINVSPNYFSQLFKQETDLHFNDYLHEIRIGEAKVLLKETPYRVFEIAQMVGYRDYKYFVHNFKKVSSMTPTQYRSIIFQKSKAHGERNGL; encoded by the coding sequence ATGAATCTCAAAGTGTTGATCGTTGATGATGAACCAATTATTTGCGAAGGTTTAAAAAATACTGTGCCCTGGGATGAAATGGGGGCTGAAGTGATTGGAGAGGCCTATGACGGTGAAGAAGCACTTGAGGTGATTGAAGCAAATGATGTGGATGTCGTTTTATCCGATGTGAAGATGCCCATTATGGACGGACTTGAACTAGCGGGTGAGGTGTACAAGCGCTATCCATCGATTCGGATGATCATAATCAGTGGATATGATGAATTCGAGTATGCGAAGCAGGCTATGAAACTTGGGATTAAAGATTATTTACTTAAGCCTGTTGATATCGATGAGCTGATGGAATTGATCATCTCCATTAGAAACGAGACCGAACACTTTAAAAAACAAGAGTGGGAAAGTGGCGCCAAGCAGATTCTCTCTTCACTTGCTACAGGTCAGGAGCTGAGTTATTTACCAGGAAGTGTGAAAACAGCAATTTCTGGAGGGATTCAGTTAGTTGGAAGTGAGATTCAACACTTCTCGAATGTTGTAAGTAACTGTTCATCGATGGAAGAAATCGAACTTAAGAAACAATGGATGAAAGAGTTAAGCAAGGCGATGAGTGAAAGAGGGATAAGAAACGTTTCGATCGTAGTGGGAGAAAACAGTCTTCTTACATGCTGTGGAGGAGCTTCCTTCAGTGAGCATAAGAGTCTCCTTGAGCAAACGTCTCGAAAGTTGGGATTCTCGCTAAACCTAACGATCTCTCATGAGGCAAAAACAGCTGATACTCTTCAACGACAGTATTACTTATTAAACGAAGCGATGAAAGCTCAGGCTTTTCATAGTGGTGAGGTGCTTGAAGTGGAAGCTGTTCTTCATCAAGTAAACATCCCTTTTTCACTAGAACCCTTTGAGAAGGATGTGAAACAACTACATAGTGAAGAAGAGTACGAGGATTTTAGTGTGCGTCTTTTACAAACGTTTAAACAAAATCGCTGGTATCTTGAAAATATCGTGCGATCTTTAGAAGATTTCGAGAAAAAAATATTCAAAGAATTTTATCCGGAGATCAATGTGAATCTACATGGCAAATTGAATGTTGGAGTTCATAACTCGTATGAGCAGCTGGGAAAGCTCTTTTATCAAGATCTTATCGCGTATGGAGCCTACCAGGAGACGACGGCAAATGAAGGTTCACGCTGGTTGATCAGGAAAGCGCTTTCTTATATCGAAGAAAATTATGGCCATGATTTGAAAGCTTCTGAGGTAGCGGATGTGATCAATGTTTCTCCTAATTATTTTAGCCAGCTGTTTAAACAGGAGACGGATCTTCACTTTAATGATTACCTACATGAAATTCGAATTGGAGAGGCAAAAGTGCTCTTGAAGGAAACGCCTTATCGTGTATTTGAAATCGCTCAGATGGTAGGATACCGCGACTATAAGTATTTTGTTCATAACTTCAAAAAAGTCTCGTCCATGACGCCTACTCAATATAGAAGTATTATTTTTCAAAAGAGTAAGGCGCATGGAGAAAGGAATGGATTATGA
- a CDS encoding sugar phosphate isomerase/epimerase family protein — MANITLQLYSLKEEAEKNFLGMIERVGDMGYDGVQFAGFFDASAEQVRESLDKKGLKRAGSHVGIHQLGEERLEELFSYHEAIGEHLLICPALPEEMRKTADDYKRSAEKLNRIGESCKNAGFEFGYHNHAFEFTDMGEGTGFDLLFKETSKDLVKMELDCYWAAYSSHDPLQIIQTYQDRIVSLHIKDMIGDGTKRSTEVGKGMIDYPGLMREADKVNIDWFTVEQEKFDGNPYDSLVENLGALKRFSTNERGGTG, encoded by the coding sequence TTGGCAAACATCACTCTTCAGCTTTATTCACTGAAAGAAGAAGCCGAAAAAAATTTTCTTGGCATGATCGAACGTGTTGGTGATATGGGATACGATGGCGTCCAATTTGCGGGTTTTTTTGATGCCTCAGCAGAACAAGTTCGTGAAAGCTTAGATAAGAAGGGATTAAAGCGTGCCGGTTCACATGTGGGCATTCATCAGCTAGGAGAAGAGCGACTTGAGGAACTCTTCTCCTATCATGAAGCGATCGGTGAGCATTTACTGATTTGTCCTGCCTTACCGGAAGAAATGAGGAAAACAGCCGATGACTATAAGCGTTCGGCTGAAAAGCTAAACCGTATAGGCGAAAGCTGTAAGAATGCAGGATTTGAATTTGGTTATCATAACCACGCTTTTGAGTTTACGGATATGGGCGAAGGTACTGGCTTCGATCTTTTGTTTAAAGAAACATCCAAAGATCTAGTGAAAATGGAATTGGATTGTTATTGGGCAGCCTATTCGAGTCATGATCCTCTTCAAATCATTCAGACTTACCAAGATCGAATCGTCTCGTTGCATATTAAAGATATGATAGGAGATGGCACGAAAAGGTCAACTGAAGTAGGTAAAGGAATGATTGATTATCCTGGGCTGATGCGTGAAGCGGATAAGGTCAACATCGATTGGTTCACTGTAGAACAAGAGAAATTCGACGGGAACCCATATGATAGTCTTGTAGAAAACTTGGGAGCATTGAAGCGCTTTTCTACTAATGAAAGAGGTGGGACAGGTTGA
- a CDS encoding BglG family transcription antiterminator, whose protein sequence is MNERQKKLMCILLETSGEFSLVKDLSVRLSCSDKTIRNDLDVIQPYIRKETGGSLIRKTGLGIQLVIENEERDWLYQKFSYESSHADELSQSERLLELAYKLLTVKGPMTLQNLSTSHFITRSVLKKDLEQINQWLKTMNLTLHSRQKVGVMIEGKERLRRSALVNLGKLVQNEALIRPFLKKQFTLYEIELVEKELRNLQNEHSITYTDESFENLLYHTLFIIKRTKLRQSIQVTDKEEKQIKEYEEYEWSKALLKKLGIVFVAHFPVGEVAYLALHLIGAKRTGVSIIREPEVERIGLALINEMTEMTNLSFNADANLMEGLRVHLYAALNRIQYGLSVSNPMLQEIKRMYPYLFDLLIQITVEMQDKWKLSIPEDEIAYLTLHFEAAVERLQSNRGEKKSVVIVCHLGVGMSQLLQTKLERKFSSLIILNCIGRTALHDFLTQHQVDFIISTVEMEPQSIPHIVISPLLNTEEESKLESFLGEMDQANREERRNAVFSNYLQSDLVFVQHDGNHRYKVIEVLSNALYEKGFVEKEYVHQALIRERTSSTAIGSGIAIPHGNPNFIHTPGIAVAVLKEPIEWGEERVNLVFLLALGNQGGGVTRELFREISSISEQPLFLKKLTEQTSANAFINCLETNAIEK, encoded by the coding sequence ATGAATGAAAGACAAAAAAAGTTAATGTGTATTCTTTTGGAGACTAGTGGAGAATTTTCCCTTGTTAAAGATTTGTCTGTGCGTCTGAGTTGCTCAGATAAAACGATAAGGAATGATCTTGATGTCATACAACCTTATATAAGAAAAGAAACAGGTGGCTCACTGATTCGGAAAACAGGACTTGGAATTCAACTAGTGATAGAGAATGAAGAACGTGATTGGCTTTATCAGAAGTTTTCGTATGAAAGTAGCCATGCTGACGAGTTGTCCCAAAGTGAAAGGTTGCTTGAACTTGCATATAAGCTATTAACAGTTAAAGGACCGATGACATTACAAAACCTTTCCACCAGTCATTTTATTACTCGCTCTGTTCTTAAGAAAGATCTTGAACAAATCAATCAGTGGTTAAAGACCATGAATTTAACATTACATTCAAGACAAAAAGTAGGAGTAATGATCGAAGGGAAAGAGCGGTTGCGTCGAAGCGCGCTTGTTAATCTAGGTAAGCTTGTACAAAATGAGGCACTTATTCGTCCGTTCTTGAAGAAGCAGTTCACGTTATATGAAATAGAGCTTGTTGAGAAGGAATTAAGAAATCTGCAAAACGAGCACTCGATTACTTATACCGATGAATCTTTCGAAAATCTTCTTTATCATACCCTTTTTATTATTAAAAGAACAAAACTGCGTCAATCGATTCAAGTTACGGATAAGGAAGAAAAACAAATTAAAGAGTATGAAGAGTATGAGTGGTCAAAAGCACTTCTTAAAAAGCTGGGCATCGTCTTTGTCGCCCATTTCCCGGTAGGTGAAGTTGCTTACCTTGCCCTTCATTTGATAGGGGCTAAACGCACTGGTGTTTCGATCATACGAGAGCCAGAGGTGGAGAGAATTGGATTAGCGTTAATCAATGAAATGACTGAAATGACGAATCTGTCTTTTAATGCTGACGCTAACCTTATGGAAGGCCTTCGCGTGCATCTGTATGCTGCTCTAAACCGCATACAGTATGGGCTGTCTGTGTCTAATCCCATGCTTCAAGAAATTAAGAGGATGTATCCCTATTTGTTTGATTTATTAATCCAAATAACAGTAGAAATGCAGGATAAGTGGAAATTATCGATTCCAGAAGATGAAATAGCTTATTTAACCCTTCATTTTGAAGCCGCAGTTGAGCGATTACAATCAAATCGTGGAGAAAAGAAGAGTGTGGTGATTGTTTGTCATTTAGGTGTTGGAATGTCTCAGTTGCTACAAACAAAGCTTGAACGGAAATTCTCTTCTTTAATAATTTTAAACTGTATCGGACGTACGGCTTTACATGATTTTCTTACTCAACATCAGGTGGATTTTATCATTTCTACAGTCGAGATGGAGCCTCAGTCTATACCGCATATTGTCATTTCACCACTACTTAATACTGAGGAGGAAAGTAAGTTAGAATCCTTTTTAGGAGAAATGGATCAAGCGAACCGTGAAGAAAGGCGGAATGCCGTATTTTCTAATTACCTTCAGTCGGATCTTGTGTTCGTTCAGCACGATGGAAATCATCGATATAAAGTAATTGAAGTTCTCTCGAATGCATTGTATGAGAAGGGATTTGTAGAAAAGGAATACGTGCATCAAGCTCTTATAAGAGAACGAACATCTTCTACCGCAATTGGTTCTGGTATCGCGATTCCACATGGTAACCCTAACTTTATACATACACCAGGTATAGCAGTGGCTGTCTTGAAAGAGCCGATTGAATGGGGCGAAGAACGAGTTAATTTAGTATTTTTATTAGCCCTTGGAAATCAAGGGGGCGGAGTTACTCGCGAATTATTCAGGGAGATTTCTTCAATTAGTGAGCAACCTCTTTTCTTAAAAAAGTTAACAGAACAAACAAGTGCAAATGCTTTTATTAATTGTTTGGAAACGAATGCAATCGAAAAATAA